Proteins from a single region of Sphingomonas sp.:
- a CDS encoding DNA topoisomerase IB — protein sequence MAKNQIVYVDDSEHGITRRKVRHGWGYYDPDGARITDRDEIDRLNAVGLPPAYTDAWFCPDPRGHIQATGKDDRGRKQYRYHPGFREAREAAKYDRCATFGEHLPRLRARVEEDLKLRGLCKEKAVAAVVRLLDRGSIRVGNEAYAQENKSFGATTLRKRHAKVRGATLKLQFRAKSGKLRVMTVTDGSLSRFVRKMQDLPGQNLFRYLDEDGEAHPVTSTDVNCYIREAMGDDFTAKHFRTWGASVIAFEALADADSHIGIKSMLEPVTEALGNTPAIARKSYVHPRLIDLARDKEAQSAFREHLSLPRATHHLNRYERGLIAYLEEPIRTSSRKKAA from the coding sequence ATGGCCAAGAACCAGATCGTCTATGTCGATGATTCCGAACACGGAATCACCCGCAGGAAAGTGCGCCATGGCTGGGGCTATTACGATCCCGACGGCGCCCGCATCACCGATCGCGACGAGATCGACCGTTTAAACGCCGTCGGCCTTCCACCCGCTTATACCGACGCGTGGTTCTGCCCCGATCCGCGCGGCCATATCCAGGCGACGGGCAAGGACGACAGGGGCCGCAAGCAATATCGCTACCACCCCGGCTTCCGCGAGGCGCGGGAAGCGGCGAAATATGATCGCTGCGCCACCTTCGGTGAACACCTCCCCCGGCTGCGCGCCCGGGTCGAGGAAGATTTGAAGCTGCGCGGGCTGTGCAAGGAAAAGGCCGTCGCCGCGGTCGTCCGCCTGCTCGATCGCGGCAGCATCCGCGTCGGCAATGAAGCCTATGCGCAGGAGAATAAGAGCTTCGGCGCGACCACCTTGCGCAAGCGCCACGCCAAGGTTCGCGGCGCTACCCTCAAGCTCCAGTTCCGCGCCAAATCGGGCAAGCTGCGCGTGATGACCGTCACCGACGGGTCGCTCAGCCGCTTCGTCAGGAAGATGCAGGATCTGCCCGGCCAGAACCTGTTCCGCTATCTCGACGAGGACGGCGAGGCGCATCCGGTCACCTCGACCGACGTCAATTGCTACATCCGCGAGGCGATGGGCGACGATTTCACCGCCAAGCATTTCCGCACCTGGGGCGCGAGCGTCATCGCCTTCGAGGCATTGGCCGACGCGGACTCCCATATCGGCATCAAATCGATGCTCGAACCGGTCACCGAGGCGCTCGGCAACACCCCCGCCATCGCCCGCAAATCCTATGTCCACCCGCGACTGATCGATCTCGCCAGGGACAAGGAAGCGCAATCGGCGTTCCGCGAACATCTGTCGCTGCCGCGCGCGACGCATCATCTCAATCGTTACGAACGCGGCTTGATCGCGTATCTGGAGGAACCGATCCGCACCTCCAGCCGTAAAAAGGCAGCATGA